One Syntrophaceae bacterium DNA window includes the following coding sequences:
- a CDS encoding LysR family transcriptional regulator — MKIRHKLWLEENDRVIFGPGRFELLEAIEECRSLSAAAKKMKMSYRAAWGRLRASEDRLGIRLVELTDNRQGMRLTAEAKRLRDVFVELENRIEGLLKEYQARLP, encoded by the coding sequence ATGAAAATCAGGCACAAGCTGTGGCTCGAAGAAAACGATCGCGTCATCTTCGGGCCGGGCCGCTTCGAGCTCTTGGAGGCGATCGAGGAATGCCGGAGCCTCAGCGCCGCGGCGAAGAAGATGAAAATGTCCTACCGTGCGGCGTGGGGCCGTCTGAGGGCTTCCGAGGACCGCCTCGGCATCCGCCTCGTGGAGCTGACGGACAACCGGCAGGGCATGAGACTGACGGCGGAGGCGAAGCGGCTCAGGGATGTGTTCGTGGAGCTGGAGAACAGGATCGAGGGGTTGCTGAAGGAGTACCAGGCGAGGCTCCCGTAA
- a CDS encoding ATP-dependent metallopeptidase FtsH/Yme1/Tma family protein, whose translation MKKEHKFSLFYVLLAVWAVLLIQSYLAAMMSAQVIPYSQFLKLLKEGKITEVAISANRIEGKMKVEGKPGETQAFRTNRVDQDLSELLDKYQVTFKGEVESTFLRDLFSWVFPIMIFFGIWYLLMKRIGGQQAGFMTLGKSKAKIYMENEIKITFKDVAGVDEAKQELQEVIEFLKNPKKFTGLGGRIPKGILLVGPPGTGKTLLAKAVAGESGVPFFSLSGSEFVEMFVGLGAARVRDLFEQAKQKAPCIIFIDELDALGKARGFAMPGGGHDEREQTLNQLLTEMDGFDSNTGVILMAATNRPEILDPALLRAGRFDRHVLVDRPDKKGREEILRVHIRNVKLGADVDIEKIAGMTPGMVGADLANLVNEAALLAVRHDKQEVGMAEFVEAIERVVAGLEKKNRLINPQEREIVAYHELGHAIVALSLPGTDPVQKISIIPRGIAALGYTMQAPTEDRFLMKKTELLNRIATLLGGRASEEIVYGDISTGAHNDLARATDIARSMVKEYGMSPEVGQVYFAREKRAAFLDTMAPEGGDYSEATAELIDREIRAIIEAQYTVAKSILTSRRAVLDQGAKLLLQREKIEGSELKELLDGKGPAS comes from the coding sequence ATGAAAAAGGAACACAAGTTTTCCCTGTTCTACGTCCTCCTGGCGGTGTGGGCCGTGCTGCTCATCCAGAGCTACCTGGCCGCCATGATGAGTGCACAGGTGATCCCCTACAGCCAGTTCCTCAAACTGCTCAAGGAGGGGAAGATCACCGAGGTGGCCATCTCGGCCAACCGCATCGAGGGCAAGATGAAGGTGGAGGGCAAGCCCGGCGAAACGCAGGCTTTCCGGACCAACCGGGTGGACCAGGACCTATCGGAACTGCTCGACAAGTACCAGGTGACGTTCAAGGGGGAGGTGGAGAGCACGTTCCTGCGGGACCTGTTTTCCTGGGTGTTTCCCATCATGATCTTTTTCGGCATCTGGTACCTCCTCATGAAGCGCATAGGCGGACAGCAGGCGGGCTTCATGACGCTGGGCAAGAGCAAGGCCAAGATCTACATGGAGAACGAGATAAAGATCACCTTCAAGGACGTCGCGGGCGTCGACGAGGCCAAGCAGGAGCTGCAGGAGGTCATCGAATTCCTCAAGAACCCGAAGAAGTTCACGGGGCTCGGCGGCCGCATCCCGAAGGGCATCCTCCTCGTGGGGCCCCCGGGGACGGGCAAGACCCTGCTTGCCAAGGCCGTGGCGGGCGAGAGCGGCGTGCCCTTCTTCAGCCTGAGCGGCTCCGAGTTCGTCGAGATGTTCGTCGGCCTCGGCGCGGCGCGGGTGCGAGACCTCTTCGAGCAGGCCAAGCAGAAGGCCCCCTGCATCATCTTCATCGACGAACTCGACGCCCTGGGAAAGGCCCGCGGGTTCGCCATGCCGGGCGGCGGCCACGACGAGCGTGAGCAGACGCTGAACCAGCTGCTGACCGAGATGGACGGCTTCGACTCCAACACAGGGGTCATCCTCATGGCCGCGACGAACCGGCCCGAGATCCTCGACCCGGCCCTGCTCCGGGCGGGGCGGTTCGACAGGCACGTGCTCGTCGACCGCCCGGACAAGAAGGGCAGGGAGGAAATCCTGAGGGTGCACATCCGCAACGTCAAGCTCGGTGCCGACGTCGATATCGAGAAGATCGCGGGCATGACGCCGGGCATGGTGGGTGCCGACCTGGCCAATCTCGTCAACGAGGCCGCACTGCTCGCCGTGCGGCACGACAAGCAGGAAGTCGGCATGGCGGAGTTCGTGGAGGCCATCGAACGGGTCGTGGCCGGCCTCGAGAAGAAGAACCGCCTCATCAACCCCCAGGAGCGGGAGATCGTGGCCTACCACGAACTCGGTCACGCCATCGTCGCCCTGTCGCTTCCGGGCACGGACCCGGTCCAGAAGATCTCGATCATCCCCCGCGGCATCGCCGCCCTGGGGTACACGATGCAGGCCCCCACGGAGGACCGGTTCCTCATGAAGAAGACGGAGCTCCTGAACCGGATCGCCACGCTTCTCGGGGGGCGTGCCTCAGAGGAGATCGTCTACGGCGACATCTCCACGGGGGCGCACAACGACCTGGCCCGCGCCACGGACATCGCGCGCAGCATGGTCAAGGAGTACGGCATGAGCCCCGAGGTGGGGCAGGTCTACTTCGCCCGCGAGAAACGCGCGGCCTTTCTCGACACCATGGCCCCCGAGGGCGGCGACTACAGCGAAGCGACGGCTGAACTCATCGACCGCGAAATCCGTGCGATTATCGAAGCCCAGTACACGGTTGCGAAAAGCATTCTCACCAGCAGGAGGGCCGTCCTCGACCAGGGGGCGAAGCTCCTGCTCCAGAGGGAGAAGATCGAGGGCTCGGAGCTGAAGGAGCTGCTGGACGGGAAGGGGCCGGCCTCCTAG
- the ccsB gene encoding c-type cytochrome biogenesis protein CcsB, translating into MNTKMLGWATMVYLVAMAFYLIRLLRDDEYWGKLATGTSLVGLALHTAGIAVRWWESHRMGLGHAPLANFYESMIFFSWSIMLLYLITEWRIKNRVIGPFVTPVAFLSMAYASLSPDEATRIQPLIPALQSNWLTSHVVTCFMGYGAFTIAFGLGILFFARRIVSGTGNPSKGGGGHFPDEGAIEELIYHSVIMGFIFLSLGIITGSVWAHSAWGSYWSWDPKETWSLITWLIYAALLHARLVRGWRGKRIAIMAIAGFASVLFTYLGVNYLDSLHSYLM; encoded by the coding sequence ATGAACACGAAAATGCTCGGCTGGGCGACGATGGTCTATCTCGTCGCCATGGCCTTTTACCTGATCCGCCTACTGCGGGATGACGAATACTGGGGGAAGCTCGCCACGGGGACATCCCTTGTCGGGCTCGCCCTGCACACGGCCGGCATCGCCGTGCGGTGGTGGGAGTCGCACCGGATGGGCCTCGGGCATGCCCCGCTGGCCAATTTCTACGAGTCGATGATCTTCTTTTCCTGGTCGATCATGCTCCTGTACCTCATCACGGAGTGGAGGATCAAGAACCGGGTCATCGGCCCCTTCGTGACACCCGTCGCCTTTCTCTCGATGGCCTACGCCTCGCTGTCCCCCGACGAGGCGACCCGGATCCAGCCGCTCATCCCCGCCCTGCAGAGCAACTGGCTGACGAGCCACGTGGTGACCTGCTTCATGGGGTACGGGGCCTTCACGATCGCCTTCGGGCTGGGCATCCTGTTCTTTGCCCGCCGGATCGTCTCGGGCACGGGGAACCCATCCAAAGGTGGCGGGGGGCATTTCCCGGACGAAGGGGCCATCGAGGAGCTGATCTACCACAGTGTCATCATGGGCTTCATCTTCCTGTCCCTGGGGATCATCACGGGCTCGGTCTGGGCCCATTCCGCATGGGGGTCGTACTGGAGCTGGGACCCGAAGGAGACCTGGTCCCTCATCACTTGGCTCATCTACGCCGCCCTGCTCCACGCCCGTCTCGTCCGCGGCTGGAGGGGCAAGCGCATCGCGATCATGGCCATCGCGGGCTTTGCGTCGGTGCTCTTCACCTACCTCGGCGTGAATTACCTGGACAGCCTGCACAGCTATCTGATGTGA
- a CDS encoding cytochrome c biogenesis protein ResB encodes MQEEKTKSKNPVWSFFSSVRLTIALLILIALAAVVGTVVPQQDAAGESLQKLPPALAAIVKALQVTDLYRSPWFLLLMGLLMANLVICSLNRLPASLRLYRRRPEPDRPGLYENLPPGRVLAAEGSVEDAADRMGQALEKSIGSVERKTHGGTVWLSAHRGAWSYFGVYVIHAGVLIIVLGAVIGSIFGFEGHVNIPAGGSADAIELRGGKGTMKLGFDVRCDDFTVEFYDSGMPKLYRSDLSFVKGGEVRARGSLMVNHPLEFEGIRFYQSTYGAIPGEAVLAVEGKGQRAVKRLRQGERFAIDGGKAQAEILRIEGNLMRMGPAVKIGITAGDKALAFWVFQFIDAIEEHNPGITKQVPQFNPALYRPYRFALEGIETAFYTGLKVNRDPGVPIVGAGAFVLVAGFLLTFFSSHRQVFVRVDRSDGKARISIAGRCNRDPVRLDREIGRAVRLYRGETP; translated from the coding sequence TTGCAGGAAGAAAAAACGAAATCGAAAAACCCGGTCTGGTCGTTCTTCTCGTCGGTCAGACTCACGATAGCCCTTCTCATCCTCATCGCTCTCGCGGCCGTCGTCGGGACCGTGGTCCCGCAGCAGGATGCGGCAGGCGAGAGCCTCCAGAAGCTGCCGCCGGCCCTGGCGGCGATCGTCAAGGCCCTGCAGGTGACCGACCTGTACCGCTCGCCGTGGTTTCTCCTCCTCATGGGGCTGCTCATGGCCAACCTCGTCATCTGCTCCCTGAACAGGCTGCCCGCTTCGCTGCGGCTCTACCGGAGACGTCCCGAGCCAGACCGGCCGGGCCTCTACGAGAACCTGCCGCCGGGGCGCGTCCTCGCGGCGGAGGGCAGCGTCGAGGACGCGGCGGACCGGATGGGGCAGGCCCTGGAAAAATCCATCGGCTCCGTCGAGCGCAAGACGCACGGCGGTACCGTCTGGCTCTCGGCGCACCGGGGCGCATGGTCCTACTTCGGGGTCTACGTGATCCACGCCGGCGTTCTCATCATCGTCCTCGGCGCCGTGATCGGTTCCATTTTCGGTTTCGAGGGGCACGTCAACATCCCCGCAGGCGGCTCGGCCGACGCCATCGAGCTGCGGGGCGGAAAGGGAACGATGAAGCTGGGGTTCGACGTCCGCTGCGACGACTTCACCGTCGAGTTCTACGACAGCGGAATGCCCAAGCTCTACCGCTCCGACCTGTCCTTCGTGAAGGGCGGAGAGGTAAGGGCGCGGGGCTCCCTGATGGTCAACCACCCGCTCGAGTTCGAGGGGATCCGGTTCTACCAGTCCACCTATGGCGCCATCCCCGGCGAGGCCGTTCTCGCGGTCGAGGGGAAGGGGCAGAGGGCGGTCAAACGGCTGCGGCAGGGGGAGCGATTCGCCATCGACGGGGGGAAAGCCCAGGCGGAAATCCTGCGCATCGAGGGGAACCTCATGCGGATGGGGCCGGCGGTCAAGATCGGCATCACGGCGGGCGACAAGGCCCTTGCCTTCTGGGTCTTCCAGTTCATCGATGCGATCGAGGAGCACAACCCAGGCATCACGAAACAGGTGCCCCAGTTCAACCCGGCCCTCTACAGGCCCTACCGCTTCGCGCTCGAAGGGATCGAGACAGCCTTCTACACGGGGCTCAAGGTCAACCGGGACCCCGGGGTCCCGATCGTCGGTGCGGGGGCGTTCGTCCTGGTGGCCGGGTTTCTCCTGACCTTCTTTTCCTCCCACCGCCAGGTCTTCGTCCGCGTGGACCGCAGTGACGGCAAGGCGCGCATCTCCATCGCCGGGCGATGCAACAGGGACCCCGTGAGGCTCGATCGTGAGATCGGGCGGGCTGTCCGGCTCTACAGGGGTGAGACGCCATGA